The Sesamum indicum cultivar Zhongzhi No. 13 linkage group LG2, S_indicum_v1.0, whole genome shotgun sequence genome contains a region encoding:
- the LOC105155634 gene encoding pentatricopeptide repeat-containing protein At1g05600 isoform X1 produces the protein MFCQKCLKQIKQVDYIFHFCSDTSFCCITRKVKLIRSQKNPLKALDIFNEAKTRYPSYRHNGPVYAAMIRVLGSSGRLAEMKEIVKRMKEDSCECQDSVLAGVIRTYANAGLWDEAISLFKSLPEFNCVNYTESFITLLEIMVKESKLETCYHFFVENCRGWEIKSRTRSLNLLMHALCQIHRSDLALHIFQEMGYQWCYPERETYRTLMRGLCEDGRLTEATHLLHSMFWRVSQKGCGADVSVYRTLLEALCDNGEVEEAVEVLEHVLRKGLKAPRKYYKQLDFGQFHLKDEAGISQAKVLINEALMRGGFPSSDGYRAIAIDLYSEGRIAGGNKVLEEMHKKGFKSSERIYEAKVAALFAAGKVDEAVDVVEREMIANNCVPTIKLHNIVIKGLCDLKESAWAIMYFQKISRQVCCVPDKKTYEYLVDGLCHDGKYMQASRMLEKMLINSYWPGDEIYNKLIHGLCLIGKPYKAVIWLEEMISQAKIPEASVWCSLVSSVCLGRQQSDIWTFNYLSS, from the exons ATGTTCTGTCAGAAGtgtttaaaacaaataaaacaggtagattacatttttcatttctgcTCTGACACAAGTTTTTGTTGCATCACAAGAAAAGTTAAG CTGATACGCAGCCAGAAAAACCCCTTAAAGGCTTTGGATATTTTCAATGAAGCTAAAACTAGATACCCCAGTTACCGCCACAATGGTCCGGTCTATGCTGCCATGATTAGGGTCCTAGGAAGCTCAGGGCGATTGGCTGAGATGAAAGAAATAGTTAAGCGGATGAAAGAGGACTCTTGTGAATGCCAAGATTCAGTCCTTGCTGGTGTAATCAGAACTTATGCCAATGCTGGTTTGTGGGACGAAGCCATCTCTTTGTTCAAGAGTCTTCCTGAATTCAATTGCGTAAACTACACAGAATCTTTTATTACTCTTTTGGAGATAATGGTGAAAGAGTCCAAGCTAGAAACTTGTTATCACTTCTTCGTGGAGAATTGTCGAGGGTGGGAAATCAAGTCGCGGACACGTTCCTTGAATTTACTTATGCATGCTCTTTGTCAGATACACCGTTCTGATCTTGCATTGcacatttttcaagaaatgggTTATCAGTGGTGCTATCCTGAAAGGGAAACATATAGGACTCTGATGAGGGGTTTGTGTGAGGATGGAAGACTTACTGAGGCCACCCATCTGTTGCACTCAATGTTCTGGAGGGTTTCTCAGAAGGGTTGTGGGGCTGATGTTTCTGTATATAGAACACTGTTAGAGGCTCTATGTGACAATGGAGAGGTAGAGGAGGCTGTGGAAGTACTTGAACACGTCTTGAGGAAAGGTCTTAAGGCTCCAAGAAAATACTACAAGCAACTAGATTTTGGCCAATTCCACCTTAAAGATGAAGCAGGTATCAGTCAAGCAAAGGTTTTGATTAACGAGGCTTTGATGCGAGGTGGATTTCCTAGTTCGGATGGTTACAGAGCAATAGCAATTGATCTCTACTCAGAGGGAAGGATAGCTGGAGGCAACAAGGTGCTCGAGGAAATGCACAAGAAAGGGTTCAAATCATCTGAGCGAATATATGAAGCCAAGGTGGCAGCACTGTTTGCAGCAGGCAAGGTCGATGAAGCAGTGGATGTGGTTGAAAGGGAAATGATAGCGAACAACTGTGTCCCGACAATTAAGCTGcataatattgtaataaaaggACTCTGTGACCTAAAAGAATCTGCTTGGGCTATAATGTACTTTCAGAAAATATCGAGGCAAGTCTGTTGTGTTCCTGACAAGAAGACGTATGAGTACCTAGTTGATGGATTATGTCATGATGGTAAATACATGCAAGCTAGTCGAATGTTGGAAAAAATGCTTATCAACTCTTACTGGCCCGGGGATGAAATATACAATAAACTTATCCATGGCCTGTGCTTAATAGGGAAGCCGTATAAAGCTGTTATTTGGCTGGAGGAGATGATCAGCCAAGCTAAAATCCCAGAAGCATCTGTATGGTGTTCATTAGTATCTTCTGTTTGTCTTGGGAGACAACAATCTGATATATGgacattcaattatttatctaGTTGA
- the LOC105155634 gene encoding pentatricopeptide repeat-containing protein At1g05600 isoform X2, with protein sequence MSVRWPRLLTPTYLSQLIRSQKNPLKALDIFNEAKTRYPSYRHNGPVYAAMIRVLGSSGRLAEMKEIVKRMKEDSCECQDSVLAGVIRTYANAGLWDEAISLFKSLPEFNCVNYTESFITLLEIMVKESKLETCYHFFVENCRGWEIKSRTRSLNLLMHALCQIHRSDLALHIFQEMGYQWCYPERETYRTLMRGLCEDGRLTEATHLLHSMFWRVSQKGCGADVSVYRTLLEALCDNGEVEEAVEVLEHVLRKGLKAPRKYYKQLDFGQFHLKDEAGISQAKVLINEALMRGGFPSSDGYRAIAIDLYSEGRIAGGNKVLEEMHKKGFKSSERIYEAKVAALFAAGKVDEAVDVVEREMIANNCVPTIKLHNIVIKGLCDLKESAWAIMYFQKISRQVCCVPDKKTYEYLVDGLCHDGKYMQASRMLEKMLINSYWPGDEIYNKLIHGLCLIGKPYKAVIWLEEMISQAKIPEASVWCSLVSSVCLGRQQSDIWTFNYLSS encoded by the coding sequence ATGAGCGTGAGATGGCCAAGGCTTTTGACTCCCACTTATCTCTCACAGCTGATACGCAGCCAGAAAAACCCCTTAAAGGCTTTGGATATTTTCAATGAAGCTAAAACTAGATACCCCAGTTACCGCCACAATGGTCCGGTCTATGCTGCCATGATTAGGGTCCTAGGAAGCTCAGGGCGATTGGCTGAGATGAAAGAAATAGTTAAGCGGATGAAAGAGGACTCTTGTGAATGCCAAGATTCAGTCCTTGCTGGTGTAATCAGAACTTATGCCAATGCTGGTTTGTGGGACGAAGCCATCTCTTTGTTCAAGAGTCTTCCTGAATTCAATTGCGTAAACTACACAGAATCTTTTATTACTCTTTTGGAGATAATGGTGAAAGAGTCCAAGCTAGAAACTTGTTATCACTTCTTCGTGGAGAATTGTCGAGGGTGGGAAATCAAGTCGCGGACACGTTCCTTGAATTTACTTATGCATGCTCTTTGTCAGATACACCGTTCTGATCTTGCATTGcacatttttcaagaaatgggTTATCAGTGGTGCTATCCTGAAAGGGAAACATATAGGACTCTGATGAGGGGTTTGTGTGAGGATGGAAGACTTACTGAGGCCACCCATCTGTTGCACTCAATGTTCTGGAGGGTTTCTCAGAAGGGTTGTGGGGCTGATGTTTCTGTATATAGAACACTGTTAGAGGCTCTATGTGACAATGGAGAGGTAGAGGAGGCTGTGGAAGTACTTGAACACGTCTTGAGGAAAGGTCTTAAGGCTCCAAGAAAATACTACAAGCAACTAGATTTTGGCCAATTCCACCTTAAAGATGAAGCAGGTATCAGTCAAGCAAAGGTTTTGATTAACGAGGCTTTGATGCGAGGTGGATTTCCTAGTTCGGATGGTTACAGAGCAATAGCAATTGATCTCTACTCAGAGGGAAGGATAGCTGGAGGCAACAAGGTGCTCGAGGAAATGCACAAGAAAGGGTTCAAATCATCTGAGCGAATATATGAAGCCAAGGTGGCAGCACTGTTTGCAGCAGGCAAGGTCGATGAAGCAGTGGATGTGGTTGAAAGGGAAATGATAGCGAACAACTGTGTCCCGACAATTAAGCTGcataatattgtaataaaaggACTCTGTGACCTAAAAGAATCTGCTTGGGCTATAATGTACTTTCAGAAAATATCGAGGCAAGTCTGTTGTGTTCCTGACAAGAAGACGTATGAGTACCTAGTTGATGGATTATGTCATGATGGTAAATACATGCAAGCTAGTCGAATGTTGGAAAAAATGCTTATCAACTCTTACTGGCCCGGGGATGAAATATACAATAAACTTATCCATGGCCTGTGCTTAATAGGGAAGCCGTATAAAGCTGTTATTTGGCTGGAGGAGATGATCAGCCAAGCTAAAATCCCAGAAGCATCTGTATGGTGTTCATTAGTATCTTCTGTTTGTCTTGGGAGACAACAATCTGATATATGgacattcaattatttatctaGTTGA
- the LOC105155633 gene encoding VAN3-binding protein isoform X1, whose translation MALTKIDPDYRSTLSQAHPETMDFLSNAWCNFAVQAFQPEAQEQSLVLQDNSIKVFDHDMKHPSMNMNVYLQKMDKSAKMDADDKFVPHWKANDVKSWIWMQQAMHPEVNYNSYFRRKWMPWKLAPFKHVSIKKWLKEIKQRRKEEQRLQKAEVHAAISVAGVAAALAAIAAENSQHNDRNTTQESAVASAAALVAAQCAKVAEAMGAKREQLSSVISSAISGTSADEIVTLTAAAATSIRGADTLKARSGYKNRLNGSSPVLPLEDNNELDFNFEQCRSILAKGAELNIETTDGRYLLRSVAVILNNEGKVVLKMKKLNMLNALARQKESIVLDMHVELYKDSEAGEMETAYLIVLTTDKGMIKLDMVNDYQRHRTWSMTINHMLMLSTTFTKYELQFYKG comes from the exons ATGGCGTTAACGAAGATCGATCCTGACTACAGGTCAACGCTTTCTCAAGCACATCCAGAGACGATggattttctttcaaatgcTTGGTGCAACTTCGCGGTTCAGGCTTTCCAACCTGAGGCACAAGAGCAGTCACTTGTTCTTCAGGACAACTCAATAAAAGTATTCGACCATGATATGAAACATCCGTCTATG AATATGAATGTATACTTGCAGAAGATGGATAAGAGTGCAAAGATGGATGCCGATGACAAGTTTGTGCCTCATTGGAAAGCCAACGATGTAAAG TCATGGATATGGATGCAACAAGCAATGCACCCAGAAGTGAATTATAACAGCTACTTCAGACGGAAATGG ATGCCATGGAAACTTGCACCATTTAAACACGTGTCGATCAAAAAATGgctgaaagaaataaaacagAGGCGGAAAGAAGAGCAGAGATTACAGAAGGCAGAAGTTCATGCAGCAATATCCGTGGCCGGTGTTGCAGCTGCCCTAGCTGCAATAGCAGCGGAAAATTCGCAACATAATGACAGAAACACGACCCAGGAATCTGCTGTTGCTTCTGCAGCTGCCTTAGTGGCTGCACAATGTGCAAAGGTGGCAGAGGCAATGGGGGCAAAGAGAGAGCAGCTCAGCAGCGTAATAAGTTCAGCCATCAGCGGCACAAGTGCTGATGAGATAGTAACACTAACAGCCGCAGCTGCAACAT CAATAAGAGGAGCTGATACTCTAAAAGCCAGATCAGGATACAAAAACAGATTAAATGGTAGTTCTCCAGTGCTGCCACTTGAGGATAACAACGAACTTGATTTCAACTTTGAGCAATGCAGATCAATTCTGGCCAAGGGTGCAGAGCTCAATATTGAGACAACAGATG GAAGGTATTTGCTGAGGTCAGTGGCAGTCATCCTTAATAATGAAGGAAAG GTTGTTCTCAAAATGAAGAAACTCAACATGCTGAATGCTCTTGCAAGACAAAAGGAAA GTATTGTCCTTGACATGCACGTTGAGCTATATAAAGATTCAGAAGCTGGAGAAATGGAAACGGCATATCTTATTGTACTAACAACAGACAAGGGGATGATCAAGCTGGACATGGTGAATGACTATCAGCGTCACAGGACATGGTCAATGACTATAAATCACATGCTAATGCTCTCAACTACATTTACAAAGTATGAGCTACAATTCTACAAAGGTTGA
- the LOC105155633 gene encoding VAN3-binding protein isoform X2 yields MALTKIDPDYRSTLSQAHPETMDFLSNAWCNFAVQAFQPEAQEQSLVLQDNSIKVFDHDMKHPSMKMDKSAKMDADDKFVPHWKANDVKSWIWMQQAMHPEVNYNSYFRRKWMPWKLAPFKHVSIKKWLKEIKQRRKEEQRLQKAEVHAAISVAGVAAALAAIAAENSQHNDRNTTQESAVASAAALVAAQCAKVAEAMGAKREQLSSVISSAISGTSADEIVTLTAAAATSIRGADTLKARSGYKNRLNGSSPVLPLEDNNELDFNFEQCRSILAKGAELNIETTDGRYLLRSVAVILNNEGKVVLKMKKLNMLNALARQKESIVLDMHVELYKDSEAGEMETAYLIVLTTDKGMIKLDMVNDYQRHRTWSMTINHMLMLSTTFTKYELQFYKG; encoded by the exons ATGGCGTTAACGAAGATCGATCCTGACTACAGGTCAACGCTTTCTCAAGCACATCCAGAGACGATggattttctttcaaatgcTTGGTGCAACTTCGCGGTTCAGGCTTTCCAACCTGAGGCACAAGAGCAGTCACTTGTTCTTCAGGACAACTCAATAAAAGTATTCGACCATGATATGAAACATCCGTCTATG AAGATGGATAAGAGTGCAAAGATGGATGCCGATGACAAGTTTGTGCCTCATTGGAAAGCCAACGATGTAAAG TCATGGATATGGATGCAACAAGCAATGCACCCAGAAGTGAATTATAACAGCTACTTCAGACGGAAATGG ATGCCATGGAAACTTGCACCATTTAAACACGTGTCGATCAAAAAATGgctgaaagaaataaaacagAGGCGGAAAGAAGAGCAGAGATTACAGAAGGCAGAAGTTCATGCAGCAATATCCGTGGCCGGTGTTGCAGCTGCCCTAGCTGCAATAGCAGCGGAAAATTCGCAACATAATGACAGAAACACGACCCAGGAATCTGCTGTTGCTTCTGCAGCTGCCTTAGTGGCTGCACAATGTGCAAAGGTGGCAGAGGCAATGGGGGCAAAGAGAGAGCAGCTCAGCAGCGTAATAAGTTCAGCCATCAGCGGCACAAGTGCTGATGAGATAGTAACACTAACAGCCGCAGCTGCAACAT CAATAAGAGGAGCTGATACTCTAAAAGCCAGATCAGGATACAAAAACAGATTAAATGGTAGTTCTCCAGTGCTGCCACTTGAGGATAACAACGAACTTGATTTCAACTTTGAGCAATGCAGATCAATTCTGGCCAAGGGTGCAGAGCTCAATATTGAGACAACAGATG GAAGGTATTTGCTGAGGTCAGTGGCAGTCATCCTTAATAATGAAGGAAAG GTTGTTCTCAAAATGAAGAAACTCAACATGCTGAATGCTCTTGCAAGACAAAAGGAAA GTATTGTCCTTGACATGCACGTTGAGCTATATAAAGATTCAGAAGCTGGAGAAATGGAAACGGCATATCTTATTGTACTAACAACAGACAAGGGGATGATCAAGCTGGACATGGTGAATGACTATCAGCGTCACAGGACATGGTCAATGACTATAAATCACATGCTAATGCTCTCAACTACATTTACAAAGTATGAGCTACAATTCTACAAAGGTTGA
- the LOC105155635 gene encoding transcription factor IBH1-like — protein MKSSTMCNSSVVLLKQEFLKKWIKGLHTYSNFNKNMSIMDRRKPAIKLSADVAIASTRKPATRWSRALMADILGTNRILVEQVLGRKQDMRAASGLMKCSKKILRRSSLIARRRVVPRRVTEPSSIARKLVKNRTSVLKSLLPGGEGMDEVSLIQETLDYIVSLRVQVDVMRRLAAGSLEESLCDHHQF, from the exons ATGAAATCAAG TACAATGTGCAATTCATCAGTAGTCTTGCTCAAACAAGAATTCCTCAAGAAATGGATAAAGGGTCTCCACACCTACAGCAATTTCAACAAGAACATGAGCATCATGGACAGAAGAAAACCAGCCATAAAATTATCAGCAGATGTAGCCATTGCTTCAACCAGAAAGCCCGCAACTCGGTGGAGTCGGGCCCTAATGGCCGACATCCTCGGTACTAACAGAATCCTCGTCGAACAAGTACTAGGCCGCAAACAAGACATGAGAGCCGCATCCGGGTTGATGAAATGCAGCAAGAAGATCTTGAGAAGATCAAGCCTTATTGCAAGAAGAAGGGTTGTACCTCGACGGGTCACGGAACCAAGCTCCATTGCCAGGAAACTGGTGAAGAACAGGACGAGTGTGCTTAAGAGTCTTCTACCCGGAGGAGAAGGAATGGATGAAGTGTCTTTGATTCAAGAAACCCTAGATTATATCGTCTCCCTTCGAGTTCAGGTGGATGTAATGCGACGTCTTGCTGCTGGCAGCTTGGAAGAAAGTCTGTGTGATcatcatcaattttaa